One window of Candidatus Edwardsbacteria bacterium genomic DNA carries:
- a CDS encoding helix-hairpin-helix domain-containing protein has protein sequence MFGLTPDEKKVIIFFIVALALGNAVLLYKKRHPVSAPELKYGGPELPQVIERPGSFPAGPEAAAKNQWPVKKIPAEKIDLNRAGPRDLEKLPAIGPAMAKKIIDFRKESGDFRKVEDLMKVKGIGHKKFNRLREHVFVDH, from the coding sequence ATGTTTGGGTTAACACCGGATGAAAAAAAGGTTATAATTTTTTTTATTGTGGCCTTGGCGCTGGGCAATGCCGTGCTGCTCTACAAGAAAAGACATCCGGTCTCTGCTCCGGAGCTTAAATACGGCGGGCCGGAATTGCCCCAGGTCATCGAACGGCCGGGGTCATTTCCGGCAGGCCCAGAAGCTGCGGCAAAAAATCAATGGCCTGTCAAAAAGATTCCGGCCGAAAAGATAGACCTCAACCGGGCCGGGCCTCGGGACCTGGAGAAACTTCCGGCCATCGGCCCGGCGATGGCCAAGAAAATTATTGATTTCAGGAAGGAATCCGGAGATTTCCGAAAAGTCGAGGACCTTATGAAGGTCAAAGGCATCGGCCATAAAAAATTCAACCGGCTCCGGGAGCATGTATTTGTAGACCATTAA